The following proteins come from a genomic window of Accipiter gentilis chromosome 2, bAccGen1.1, whole genome shotgun sequence:
- the ABRA gene encoding actin-binding Rho-activating protein, whose translation MAADSNMAPEKKPSTTPAKRAVHKIRMASLVFSLARGWQQWASDHDIKQAQEPSGWVPSAEGSSTQPVQERPFKKWTIRSVKRDQGEDGEKSSAKESVLIRDAEKNARESDEALKKFSIKNKEVTKTVVSKAYERGGGVSLLSGRYENNNSSSEMTKLKEESSAIDKILNGKLSPTIRRKCSNVVSELTKGWKEMEKEDKERAKEELLFKCHDDSLDAEDSGYGEAEDKLEQEDSDRDVTVVRIKRPVPSFASRFSEEARTKAQRKYSSVNSLKDRWQEWADQHIVTQKLNPFSEEFDHELAMSTRLHKGDEGYGRPKEGTKTAERAKRAEAHIHREIRDMCFIIESMAKPRPDGKIQVTFGELFERYVRISDKVVGILMRARKHGLVDFEGEMLWQGRDDNVIITLLK comes from the exons ATGGCAGCAGACAGCAACATGGCTCCTGAAAAAAAGCCGAGCACTACTCCTGCGAAAAGGGCTGTCCACAAGATCCGAATGGCCAGCCTAGTCTTCAGCTTGGCGCGAGGGTGGCAGCAGTGGGCATCTGACCATGACATAAAGCAAGCCCAGGAGCCCTCTGGATGGGTCCCTTCTGCAGAAGGCTCATCAACTCAGCCTGTACAAGAAAGACCCTTCAAAAAATGGACAATTAGATCTGTCAAGAGGGACCAAGGAGAAGACGGCGAAAAATCCTCAGCAAAGGAATCAGTGTTGATAAGAGAcgctgaaaaaaatgcaagggaATCAGATGAAGCCCTCAAAAAGTTcagcattaaaaacaaagagGTGACCAAAACGGTTGTAAGCAAAGCCTATGAACGAGGAGGTGGTGTTAGCCTTCTCAGTGGAAGATATGAGAATAACAATAGTAGCTCAGAGATGACCAAGCTCAAAGAAGAATCAAGTGCTATTGACAAAATTCTTAATGGCAAGTTATCTCCAACCATAAGGAGAAAGTGTTCAAACGTGGTATCAGAACTGACCAAGGGctggaaagagatggaaaaggagGACAAAGAGAGGGCTAAGGAAGAACTGCTGTTTAAGTGTCATGACGACAGCCTGGATGCAGAGGACAGTGGCTATGGGGAAGCAGAGGACAAACTTGAGCAAGAAGACAGTGACCGAGACGTGACGGTTGTGAGGATTAAACGACCTGTGCCATCTTT cgcAAGCAGGTTTAGCGAAGAAGCACGCACCAAAGCCCAGAGGAAATACAGCTCCGTTAACAGCCTGAAGGACAGATGGCAAGAATGGGCCGACCAGCACATCGTAACGCAGAAGCTCAATCCCTTCAGCGAGGAATTTGACCACGAGCTGGCCATGTCCACGCGCCTGCACAAAGGAGATGAAGGCTACGGCCGTCCAAAGGAAGGAACCAAAACTGCTGAAAGGGCTAAGAGAGCTGAGGCCCATATCCACCGGGAGATTAGGGACATGTGCTTCATCATTGAATCAATGGCTAAGCCACGGCCCGACGGCAAGATCCAAGTCACTTTTGGGGAACTCTTCGAGAGATACGTTCGTATTTCAGATAAGGTGGTTGGGATTCTCATGAGAGCCAGGAAACACGGGCTGGTGGACTTTGAGGGAGAAATGTTATGGCAAGGAAGGGATGATAATGTCATAATAACTTTACTAAAATAA